The Leucobacter sp. UCMA 4100 genome window below encodes:
- a CDS encoding PadR family transcriptional regulator: MQEKRNVVDAQSPEWPSDWMRAVLGLLTLQSLEPGPSYGYAIIADLEANGMGSVKGGTLYPLLTRYEAAGLVGVEWRPGTTGPGRKYFSLTPLGHSELERMRADWLLFARSTSDYLDSTKMRKEGRS, translated from the coding sequence ATGCAAGAGAAGCGCAACGTTGTCGACGCGCAGTCGCCGGAATGGCCGAGTGACTGGATGCGAGCGGTTCTTGGCTTACTGACGCTCCAATCGTTGGAGCCGGGACCGTCGTACGGGTACGCCATCATCGCCGATTTAGAAGCCAACGGTATGGGGTCTGTGAAAGGCGGCACTCTGTACCCGCTCTTGACCCGCTATGAAGCGGCGGGACTCGTGGGCGTTGAGTGGCGGCCAGGAACAACTGGCCCCGGGCGCAAGTACTTCTCGCTTACCCCTCTCGGGCATAGCGAGCTAGAGCGTATGCGTGCCGATTGGTTGCTCTTCGCTCGCAGCACCAGCGACTATCTCGACAGTACGAAGATGAGGAAAGAAGGGCGCTCATGA
- a CDS encoding DMT family transporter, translated as MRAWVLLSGSIICEVTGTLALRATVEHPAWVALTVAAYLAAFMLLGFALRAGMPIGVAYGVWGAVGVALVALLGAIMFDEMLSVQAVIGIAVIIVGVFLIEAGSRPEPSSDGGSEQVLT; from the coding sequence ATGAGGGCCTGGGTGTTGCTCTCGGGATCGATTATTTGCGAGGTTACCGGCACCCTCGCGCTCCGTGCAACGGTTGAGCACCCCGCCTGGGTCGCGCTCACCGTCGCCGCCTACCTGGCAGCGTTTATGCTTCTCGGCTTTGCGCTGCGGGCGGGCATGCCGATCGGGGTTGCCTATGGGGTGTGGGGTGCCGTCGGGGTGGCGTTGGTCGCACTTCTTGGAGCGATCATGTTCGACGAGATGTTGAGCGTTCAAGCGGTCATCGGAATCGCGGTCATCATTGTCGGGGTATTCCTGATTGAGGCCGGGTCGCGGCCAGAGCCAAGCTCAGATGGCGGATCGGAGCAGGTGCTGACGTGA
- a CDS encoding PLDc N-terminal domain-containing protein — MIAIALVSIRRNRQSLTSWQALIWGLVVIFVPIIGPAAWLLAGRPARLPAATE, encoded by the coding sequence ATGATCGCCATTGCGCTCGTCTCTATCAGGAGAAATCGCCAAAGTCTTACCTCGTGGCAAGCGTTGATCTGGGGCCTAGTCGTGATTTTCGTGCCGATCATCGGGCCAGCTGCGTGGTTGCTTGCCGGGCGCCCCGCACGTTTGCCTGCAGCCACGGAGTAG
- a CDS encoding PadR family transcriptional regulator, whose product MSDAQQEQRWPAPWSRAALGTAVLASLELGPLHGYGIAQAVSERGFGRPKGGSLYPLLAALEHDGAVVTEWQEGQNGPGKRNYVLTPKGKARLQSEREAWRTLVDAMHNTGGTA is encoded by the coding sequence ATGAGTGACGCGCAACAGGAACAACGCTGGCCAGCTCCATGGTCACGTGCCGCTCTCGGGACTGCCGTGCTCGCAAGTCTCGAGCTTGGCCCACTTCACGGCTACGGCATCGCACAGGCAGTGAGTGAACGGGGGTTTGGGCGCCCAAAAGGGGGCTCCCTGTACCCGCTCTTGGCCGCGCTGGAGCACGACGGTGCGGTTGTCACAGAGTGGCAGGAGGGACAGAACGGGCCAGGAAAGCGAAACTACGTTCTCACCCCGAAGGGCAAAGCTCGGCTGCAGTCTGAACGAGAAGCGTGGCGCACTCTTGTCGATGCAATGCACAACACAGGAGGCACAGCATGA
- a CDS encoding Lrp/AsnC family transcriptional regulator, giving the protein MSELDATDRRILSALEHDPRATVQALSQRLGLARGTVHARIERLQNAATLRAHSLRIDPTALGWPMRAKITVETDQELLNHMIADLEQIPEIIECLVVSGGSDLALEVVARDSDDIYRITQKILDCRGVIRTSTSIVLRELIERRQHQLL; this is encoded by the coding sequence ATGAGTGAACTTGACGCCACTGATCGGCGTATTCTTTCGGCCCTCGAACATGACCCGAGGGCCACGGTGCAAGCGCTCTCACAGCGCCTGGGTCTTGCGCGAGGCACAGTGCACGCGCGAATCGAACGGTTGCAGAACGCCGCAACGTTGCGGGCGCACTCGCTACGCATCGACCCGACCGCCCTGGGGTGGCCGATGCGGGCGAAGATCACGGTCGAGACTGATCAAGAGTTGCTGAACCATATGATCGCCGATCTCGAGCAGATTCCCGAGATTATTGAGTGTCTCGTGGTCTCAGGCGGCAGTGACCTCGCCCTCGAAGTGGTTGCCCGCGACTCTGACGATATTTACCGCATCACTCAGAAAATACTTGATTGTCGCGGAGTGATTCGTACCTCAACCTCGATTGTGCTGAGAGAGCTCATCGAGCGCCGCCAGCATCAGCTGCTCTAG
- a CDS encoding iron-siderophore ABC transporter substrate-binding protein, whose translation MKTPRRVTAVTVAGIVALTLSACGTTDIDAAEETADKAAISQSCTADTTKTSTDPVSMTDSHGREIKLDKPAERIVVLEWQQTEDLLTLCIAPVGAASIDGFATYINAESLPESVVNVGERGEPDLDAIYATDPDLIIIEANSPDDELLKKLEKGDVPVLATVGTDTSGQIENMKKVFSLIAEATGRTERAEQVIGEFDDHLAKAKTEVSTASLPTTDFVFFDGWIESGNVVIRPYGEGALFTELGEELGLTGAWTDSVDASYGSGGVDPAYGLAQTDIEGLIGVGDVNLIFANDGTPDSYVLELEKSPIWKSLPAVKDERAFEFPPGIWGAGGPRSNEQAIDAFVDVITDR comes from the coding sequence ATGAAGACACCCAGGCGCGTTACCGCCGTCACCGTCGCGGGAATCGTCGCGCTCACGCTCTCAGCGTGTGGCACGACCGACATTGATGCAGCCGAAGAGACCGCTGACAAAGCGGCAATCTCGCAGAGCTGCACCGCAGACACGACCAAAACTTCGACCGACCCCGTCTCGATGACCGACAGCCACGGTCGCGAGATCAAGCTCGACAAACCGGCTGAGCGAATCGTCGTGCTCGAGTGGCAGCAAACCGAAGACCTGCTGACGCTCTGCATTGCCCCGGTCGGCGCGGCCTCGATCGACGGCTTTGCGACCTACATCAACGCCGAGTCTCTGCCCGAGTCGGTCGTGAACGTCGGCGAGCGCGGCGAGCCAGATCTCGACGCCATCTACGCGACCGATCCCGACCTCATCATCATCGAGGCCAACAGCCCCGATGATGAACTGCTCAAGAAGCTCGAAAAGGGCGACGTGCCGGTTCTCGCGACCGTGGGCACCGACACCAGCGGTCAGATCGAGAACATGAAGAAGGTCTTCTCGCTCATCGCCGAGGCAACCGGACGCACCGAGCGCGCCGAACAGGTCATCGGCGAGTTTGACGATCACCTCGCGAAGGCGAAGACCGAGGTCTCGACAGCCTCGTTGCCGACCACAGACTTCGTCTTCTTTGACGGGTGGATCGAATCAGGCAACGTCGTCATTCGCCCCTATGGCGAGGGCGCCCTGTTCACCGAACTCGGCGAAGAGCTCGGGCTCACCGGGGCCTGGACCGACTCAGTTGACGCCTCCTACGGCAGCGGCGGGGTCGACCCCGCCTACGGCCTCGCGCAGACCGACATCGAGGGCCTCATTGGCGTCGGTGACGTGAATCTCATCTTCGCCAATGACGGAACCCCCGACAGCTATGTGCTCGAGCTCGAAAAGAGCCCGATCTGGAAGTCGCTGCCGGCAGTGAAAGACGAGCGCGCCTTCGAGTTCCCTCCCGGCATCTGGGGAGCCGGCGGTCCACGCTCAAACGAGCAGGCGATCGACGCCTTCGTCGACGTGATCACCGACAGGTGA
- a CDS encoding serine hydrolase domain-containing protein: protein MATLCDAGITEQRNHLQLTPAAHIAPHRWAGPSTTFERVPTLFVHNNEMARAQDILDTLIDAVEADGFRAIGIHVLVGDEAASHLWHNDTRRDVQSVAKAVCVIAAAMAADEGIFDIDGPVSQYFPNVTLGEGVEHVTVRHLLSMTSGIDLPWSPTLMTDWPDLAHEFLSRATQGRTFQYSNASTYTAMRALATAVGDVSAWVNSRLFAPLGIQEPHWDRCPGGWVVAGGGLHLSLNELARCAQLIRDGGTWQGTRLVDERWITAMHSNWTVCEGPRGYERYALAGWDGPGAAWRLHGAYGQLVVFTGDAVVTVTADDHEGADLMCERIVGAVRLAR, encoded by the coding sequence ATGGCGACGCTCTGTGACGCAGGAATAACCGAGCAACGCAATCACCTACAGCTCACGCCAGCCGCTCACATCGCCCCGCATCGCTGGGCTGGGCCGTCGACAACATTCGAGAGGGTTCCAACGCTCTTCGTGCATAATAATGAGATGGCCCGCGCGCAAGACATTCTCGACACACTCATCGACGCGGTAGAGGCCGACGGTTTTCGCGCGATCGGCATACACGTGCTCGTGGGCGACGAGGCGGCATCGCATCTGTGGCACAACGACACGCGCCGCGATGTGCAATCGGTCGCAAAAGCCGTCTGCGTTATCGCCGCCGCAATGGCTGCCGACGAAGGAATCTTCGATATTGACGGCCCGGTGTCACAGTACTTCCCGAACGTCACGCTCGGTGAGGGCGTCGAGCACGTCACGGTACGGCACCTGCTCTCGATGACGAGTGGAATCGACCTACCGTGGTCGCCAACCCTCATGACCGACTGGCCCGACCTCGCACACGAGTTCCTCTCGCGAGCGACGCAGGGCAGAACTTTCCAGTACTCGAACGCGAGCACTTACACAGCGATGCGGGCCCTCGCAACGGCAGTCGGCGACGTCTCGGCGTGGGTGAACTCACGCCTCTTCGCACCGCTCGGCATTCAGGAGCCACACTGGGATCGCTGCCCGGGCGGCTGGGTCGTCGCGGGAGGCGGGCTGCATCTCAGTCTCAATGAGCTTGCGCGCTGTGCGCAGCTCATTCGCGACGGTGGCACGTGGCAGGGCACTCGCCTTGTCGACGAGAGGTGGATCACGGCGATGCACTCGAACTGGACAGTCTGCGAGGGCCCGCGCGGCTATGAGCGCTACGCGCTCGCGGGTTGGGATGGCCCGGGAGCGGCGTGGCGGCTCCACGGAGCCTACGGCCAGCTCGTTGTCTTCACCGGCGACGCGGTCGTCACCGTTACGGCCGACGATCACGAGGGCGCAGATCTCATGTGCGAGCGCATCGTGGGCGCGGTCAGGCTCGCCCGATGA
- a CDS encoding DMT family transporter, producing the protein MSWVWLSIAILCEVVATLSLRASNGFRRKVWLVPVVAGYGLAFTALGFALAAGMPVAVAYGIWTAVGIALIAVLARAIWRDPLTKRMLVGICLVIAGVILVELG; encoded by the coding sequence GTGAGCTGGGTCTGGTTAAGTATCGCTATTCTGTGTGAAGTGGTGGCAACGCTGAGCCTCCGCGCTTCGAACGGGTTTCGTCGCAAGGTCTGGCTCGTGCCGGTGGTGGCGGGGTATGGTCTCGCGTTCACCGCTCTCGGCTTTGCCCTTGCCGCGGGCATGCCAGTCGCCGTCGCTTACGGCATCTGGACCGCCGTTGGCATCGCCCTGATCGCGGTTCTCGCCCGAGCGATTTGGCGTGATCCGCTCACCAAGCGAATGCTTGTCGGTATCTGTCTGGTCATCGCGGGCGTGATTCTCGTCGAACTCGGATAA
- a CDS encoding Glu/Leu/Phe/Val dehydrogenase family protein, translated as MQSVFATFDHEQLTVATGTRSGLTIAVALHSTALGPALGGCRLWSYNSRDEAVADALRLSEGMTSKNALAGLSSGGGKAVIALAPGQTLSPEERHAAFLDLGDIVEKLGGLYKTAEDVGTTAADMASVSERTKHVVGLPAGQGGLGDPGAYTARGVHAALQETLRRLTGETSASGLRITIVGLGHVGSALATQLASEGAHLTLSDINTAKKSLADELGAEWVSPETAHTVEADVFMPAGVGGMLTPKVISELNTRAVVGPANNQLAEPSGAEALAAREILYAPDYLVNAGGVIYLGAEDASIDEKIERIDAISQTLSEVFDEAQASGITTIEAADRLVQQRLQAVVTA; from the coding sequence ATGCAGTCAGTTTTTGCCACGTTCGATCACGAGCAGCTCACGGTCGCGACGGGTACCCGCTCGGGTCTCACCATCGCCGTAGCCCTTCACAGCACGGCTCTCGGCCCCGCGCTCGGTGGTTGCAGGCTGTGGAGCTACAACAGCCGTGACGAGGCCGTGGCTGACGCACTGCGCCTCTCAGAGGGCATGACGTCAAAGAACGCGCTCGCAGGCCTCAGCTCGGGCGGCGGCAAGGCCGTTATCGCTCTCGCACCAGGACAGACGTTGAGCCCCGAAGAGCGCCACGCAGCATTTCTCGACCTGGGCGACATCGTCGAAAAGCTCGGCGGGCTCTACAAAACGGCAGAAGACGTTGGCACCACCGCGGCCGACATGGCGAGCGTCTCAGAGCGTACCAAGCACGTGGTCGGCCTGCCTGCTGGTCAGGGCGGGCTCGGCGACCCCGGCGCATACACCGCTCGTGGCGTTCATGCCGCGCTGCAAGAGACGCTGCGTCGACTGACCGGCGAAACATCGGCGAGCGGCCTCCGCATCACGATCGTTGGCCTCGGCCACGTCGGCTCGGCACTCGCGACACAGCTCGCCTCAGAAGGTGCGCACCTCACACTCTCAGACATCAACACCGCCAAGAAGTCGCTCGCCGACGAGCTCGGCGCCGAGTGGGTCTCACCCGAGACCGCGCACACCGTCGAGGCTGATGTGTTCATGCCCGCGGGTGTTGGCGGCATGCTCACCCCGAAGGTCATTAGCGAGCTCAACACGCGCGCCGTCGTCGGCCCCGCTAACAACCAGCTCGCAGAACCTTCAGGCGCCGAGGCGCTCGCAGCGCGCGAAATCCTCTACGCACCCGACTACCTCGTGAACGCTGGTGGCGTGATTTACCTCGGCGCCGAAGACGCGTCGATCGATGAGAAAATCGAGCGCATCGATGCCATCAGCCAAACACTCTCAGAGGTGTTCGATGAGGCGCAGGCTTCGGGCATCACCACCATCGAGGCCGCCGACCGCCTCGTACAGCAGCGTCTCCAGGCGGTGGTAACGGCATAG
- a CDS encoding winged helix-turn-helix transcriptional regulator has translation MQWLDYDASNCSVKRALEMIGEKWTLLILREAFNGIHRFDDIRDHLGVSDSVLADRLHKLVAAGILRAVEYQEPGMRARREYELTPKGSDLFPVIIALLTWGDKYYADEAGPAITVTHRGCGSPLSSAVQCESGHTIAAAHEGKATPGPGALVSASAETRAADAGGAR, from the coding sequence CAAACGGGCGCTCGAGATGATTGGTGAGAAGTGGACGCTGCTCATCTTGCGCGAGGCGTTTAACGGCATTCATCGCTTCGACGACATCCGTGACCACCTAGGCGTCTCAGACTCGGTACTCGCCGACCGCCTGCACAAGCTCGTCGCCGCCGGCATCCTGCGCGCCGTCGAATACCAGGAGCCCGGCATGCGCGCTCGCCGCGAGTACGAGCTCACGCCAAAGGGCAGCGACCTGTTTCCCGTCATCATCGCGCTGCTCACCTGGGGCGACAAGTACTACGCCGACGAGGCCGGCCCCGCGATCACCGTGACGCACCGAGGCTGCGGATCACCGCTCTCAAGCGCTGTGCAGTGCGAGAGCGGCCACACGATCGCCGCGGCTCACGAGGGCAAGGCGACACCTGGGCCGGGAGCGCTGGTATCAGCTAGCGCCGAGACTAGAGCAGCTGATGCTGGCGGCGCTCGATGA
- a CDS encoding TetR/AcrR family transcriptional regulator, producing MTADTPVRIMQAAKEIVAEHTKLEGVALSLDSVAKRVGLTKPGLMYYFPNKQALMVGLVEFAAQQWHDMLREHAGAEPAELSVFARYRAYVEVATTAEVSRADYWIFSDALYHPSLSGAWQEWLGPWFALEGASEHARGPLTAARFCADGAWMSEATGVMQADDLGPVRAHALELIEIAEGRAAR from the coding sequence ATGACCGCTGATACCCCCGTACGAATCATGCAGGCCGCGAAAGAGATCGTGGCCGAGCACACGAAGCTCGAGGGCGTTGCGCTCTCGCTTGATTCGGTTGCGAAACGCGTCGGGCTTACGAAGCCTGGCCTCATGTACTACTTTCCGAACAAGCAAGCCCTGATGGTGGGCCTGGTCGAATTTGCGGCGCAGCAGTGGCACGACATGCTGCGCGAGCACGCGGGGGCAGAGCCCGCGGAGCTCTCGGTGTTCGCTCGGTATCGGGCCTACGTTGAGGTTGCCACGACGGCTGAGGTGTCGCGTGCAGACTACTGGATCTTTTCTGACGCGCTCTACCATCCCTCGCTATCAGGGGCGTGGCAAGAGTGGCTTGGTCCTTGGTTCGCGCTTGAGGGGGCGTCTGAGCATGCACGAGGCCCACTGACCGCGGCCCGGTTCTGCGCTGATGGGGCGTGGATGTCAGAGGCGACAGGCGTCATGCAGGCAGACGACCTCGGGCCTGTTCGTGCCCACGCGCTCGAACTCATCGAGATCGCCGAGGGGAGGGCTGCTCGATGA
- a CDS encoding iron ABC transporter permease: protein MTTTLTRGAAGRAPERRGLAGGFALLAGLVVIIAAVGLWHLTQGTSGLTAADLFRGLLGEPVHVGGVSVDAVFLGSRLPRLFAGVAVGFSLGVAGALLQSVTRNPLASPDTLAITSGSYFALAAVAAFNVSVPFWASSGVAFFGGVLAAALVLGLTGSAAGSANTRLILAGSAISMALSAGTAMLLILFKESTKGLFAWANGSLAQLNIDASVRAAPLIAVVLTLALLFSRRLDALGLGDDTAASLGVSVRSTRMTAVIYAVLLTSTSVTLAGPIGFVGLGGPVLARLLANRVAALRKHAFLIPTSGFLGALLILLADALLRAALTPEGATTIPTGIPTAFIGGIIIIVLAMRLRDAGSARVASSASSIRTHRRFVTVLVIVTSLLIAAIVVGLLAGNVWLRLGDLALWAQSSAPDLVRRALDERAARVAAALVGGAALALAGTVVQGTTRNPLAEPSLLGISAGAGVGAVFVVTTGFAGGGRLPLVVMAVLAALATFALVTLLSWRGGLLPDRFVLIGIGCGFALTAVTTFMLLSSDPWQTPRILTWLSGTTYGRSFWDALPGAAVLALAVPFFASQHRELDLLSVDDDTPRLLGIRLERTRLWVLTIAAVLAAVSVVAVGVVGFVGLVAPHFARTLVGARHARVIPVAMLLGALLVLVADTLGRTLISPAQLPAGLMVALVGAPYFVWLLRRSRG from the coding sequence GTGACAACAACCCTTACCCGCGGCGCTGCCGGCCGGGCTCCTGAACGCAGGGGTTTGGCCGGCGGTTTCGCGCTACTCGCGGGGCTCGTCGTCATCATCGCAGCGGTGGGCCTCTGGCACCTGACGCAGGGCACCTCCGGTCTCACCGCGGCCGACCTCTTCAGAGGGCTCCTCGGCGAGCCGGTTCACGTGGGCGGCGTTTCGGTCGATGCCGTGTTTCTCGGCTCACGACTCCCCCGCCTCTTCGCCGGCGTTGCCGTCGGCTTCTCGCTCGGCGTCGCTGGCGCGCTCCTGCAGTCGGTGACGAGAAACCCTCTCGCCTCGCCCGACACCCTCGCCATCACCTCTGGCTCGTACTTCGCATTAGCCGCGGTCGCGGCCTTCAACGTGTCGGTTCCCTTCTGGGCCTCGAGTGGCGTGGCGTTCTTCGGCGGGGTGCTCGCCGCCGCGCTCGTGCTCGGGCTCACCGGCAGTGCGGCAGGCTCGGCAAACACCCGCCTCATTCTCGCGGGTTCGGCAATCTCGATGGCGCTGAGCGCAGGCACCGCCATGCTGCTCATTCTCTTCAAAGAAAGCACGAAGGGGCTTTTCGCCTGGGCCAACGGCTCACTCGCGCAGCTCAACATCGACGCCTCGGTTCGCGCGGCACCGCTCATCGCCGTCGTGCTCACCCTCGCCCTCCTCTTCTCCCGCCGGCTCGACGCTCTCGGCCTCGGCGACGATACCGCCGCCTCGCTCGGGGTCTCGGTGCGATCAACCCGCATGACCGCGGTCATCTACGCCGTTCTGCTCACGAGTACCTCAGTCACGCTCGCCGGCCCCATCGGCTTTGTCGGCCTCGGTGGCCCCGTGCTCGCCCGGCTCCTCGCAAACCGGGTCGCGGCACTGCGCAAACACGCCTTTCTCATTCCCACTTCTGGATTCCTCGGCGCCCTGCTCATTCTGCTCGCCGATGCGCTCCTGAGGGCCGCGCTCACACCAGAGGGCGCCACCACGATTCCCACCGGAATTCCCACCGCGTTCATCGGCGGCATCATCATTATTGTCTTGGCCATGCGACTGCGCGACGCGGGTTCGGCACGCGTCGCATCGAGTGCGTCGTCGATCCGCACCCATCGCCGTTTCGTCACGGTTCTCGTGATCGTCACCTCGCTGCTCATCGCTGCGATTGTTGTCGGCCTGCTCGCGGGCAACGTGTGGTTGCGCCTCGGCGATCTCGCCCTGTGGGCGCAGTCGAGCGCCCCCGACCTCGTTCGCAGGGCCCTCGACGAGCGAGCCGCTCGGGTGGCGGCGGCACTCGTGGGCGGCGCTGCACTGGCCCTCGCCGGAACCGTCGTGCAGGGCACCACCCGAAACCCGCTGGCAGAGCCCAGCCTGCTCGGCATCTCGGCAGGTGCCGGCGTGGGCGCCGTGTTCGTCGTAACCACAGGGTTTGCGGGCGGAGGGCGACTGCCCCTCGTCGTGATGGCCGTGCTCGCGGCGCTCGCGACCTTCGCCCTCGTGACGCTGCTGTCATGGCGCGGCGGCCTTCTTCCCGATCGCTTTGTGCTCATTGGCATCGGTTGCGGCTTCGCGTTGACCGCCGTGACCACGTTCATGCTGCTGAGTTCAGACCCTTGGCAGACCCCGCGCATTCTCACCTGGCTCTCGGGCACAACCTACGGCAGGTCGTTCTGGGATGCGCTGCCCGGCGCTGCCGTGCTCGCCCTCGCGGTGCCCTTCTTCGCCTCGCAGCACCGCGAGCTCGATCTACTCTCGGTCGACGACGACACCCCGAGACTTCTCGGGATCCGTCTCGAACGAACGCGGCTGTGGGTGCTCACCATCGCCGCGGTTCTCGCAGCGGTCTCGGTTGTCGCGGTCGGCGTCGTCGGCTTCGTGGGACTCGTCGCACCCCACTTCGCGCGCACCCTCGTTGGTGCTCGCCACGCCCGCGTGATACCCGTCGCGATGCTGCTGGGCGCGCTGCTCGTGCTCGTCGCCGACACGCTCGGCAGAACGCTCATCTCGCCGGCACAGCTACCCGCCGGCCTCATGGTCGCGCTCGTCGGCGCACCCTATTTCGTGTGGTTGCTGCGCAGGTCGCGCGGGTGA
- a CDS encoding helix-turn-helix transcriptional regulator: MTTPSRGAWAREPHTFIVDEIDSPTSVESPFSIAVERAFIPVPLEFEPHAHRLHELVWVCDGTMTVKLPDRVVTIPEGQGLWIPAHTVHSGRVTAGASLIDALFEPARSPLDFAEPVAVRITPLVASLLTHLEQSSLSVDERCRAEAVVFDVVEPSPHQLSLRLPGEGHITVIVEALVQDPTNTRSLAEWAEQVGISDRTVARLFRKHTGLSFLQWRQVLRIHHAVALLSEGLSVNETSEQLGFSQPSTFIASFKRVLGTTPGSYTSTVSDSPHSLS; the protein is encoded by the coding sequence ATGACGACACCCTCCCGCGGGGCATGGGCACGCGAGCCCCATACCTTCATCGTCGATGAGATTGACTCGCCCACGAGCGTCGAGAGCCCCTTCAGCATTGCCGTCGAGCGGGCCTTCATTCCGGTGCCCCTCGAGTTCGAACCGCACGCACACCGGCTGCACGAGCTCGTGTGGGTGTGCGACGGAACCATGACCGTGAAACTGCCAGACCGCGTGGTCACGATTCCCGAGGGCCAAGGGCTGTGGATCCCTGCGCACACCGTGCACTCGGGTCGCGTCACCGCCGGGGCCTCGCTCATTGATGCCCTCTTCGAGCCAGCCCGCTCGCCGCTCGATTTTGCCGAGCCGGTCGCGGTGCGCATCACTCCCCTGGTTGCGAGCCTGCTCACGCACCTCGAGCAGTCCAGCCTCTCAGTCGACGAGAGGTGTCGCGCGGAGGCCGTCGTGTTCGACGTTGTCGAGCCTTCCCCACACCAGCTGAGCCTCAGGCTTCCGGGCGAAGGGCACATCACCGTCATCGTCGAGGCGCTCGTGCAAGACCCGACGAATACCCGTTCCCTCGCCGAGTGGGCCGAGCAAGTGGGCATCAGCGACCGAACCGTGGCGAGGCTCTTTCGTAAACACACGGGTCTCTCCTTCCTGCAGTGGCGCCAGGTGCTCCGCATCCACCACGCCGTTGCACTCCTCAGCGAGGGTCTCTCAGTGAACGAGACTTCGGAGCAACTCGGGTTCTCTCAGCCGAGCACCTTTATCGCCTCGTTCAAGCGCGTGCTGGGTACGACCCCTGGCTCCTATACCTCAACGGTGTCTGATTCGCCACATTCCCTGTCCTGA
- a CDS encoding ABC transporter ATP-binding protein has product MSFRDRKAIDDVSVSLRPGRVTALIGPNGSGKSTLLRSLARLHTPAEGTTVLEREHEEQPTPIHTMPPRAFAQEVTLFAQSRMAPQGLSLREVVAFGRHPYRRRFAGFTAEDRNAIDEALRATGLTDMADRATGELSGGELQRVWLAACLAQQTGIVLLDEPTNHLDLRYQTETLDLIRDLADDYGVAVGVVLHDLDHAASVADDLVLLHSGRIVAEGTPLEVLTEAHIFAAYEIRVSVTVDERAGRLRIDPLRRHAARVPR; this is encoded by the coding sequence ATGAGCTTTCGGGACCGCAAAGCCATTGATGACGTTTCGGTTTCACTGAGGCCAGGCCGCGTCACCGCGCTCATCGGCCCGAACGGCTCGGGCAAGTCGACGCTCCTCCGCAGCCTCGCGCGACTGCACACTCCCGCAGAAGGCACGACGGTTCTCGAGCGGGAACACGAAGAACAGCCCACTCCTATTCACACCATGCCTCCCCGCGCTTTCGCGCAAGAGGTCACCCTGTTCGCACAGTCACGCATGGCGCCGCAGGGGCTCAGCCTGCGAGAGGTCGTCGCGTTTGGCAGACACCCCTATCGCAGGCGATTCGCTGGGTTCACAGCTGAAGACCGCAACGCCATCGACGAGGCTCTCCGAGCAACCGGCCTCACCGATATGGCTGACCGTGCAACGGGCGAGCTCTCTGGCGGCGAACTGCAGCGGGTCTGGCTCGCCGCCTGCCTCGCGCAGCAGACCGGCATCGTCCTGCTCGACGAGCCAACAAACCACCTCGACCTGCGCTACCAGACCGAAACGCTCGACCTCATTCGCGACCTTGCCGACGACTACGGTGTCGCGGTCGGCGTCGTGCTGCACGACCTCGACCACGCGGCGAGCGTCGCCGACGACCTCGTCCTCCTGCACTCCGGACGTATCGTCGCAGAGGGCACCCCGCTCGAGGTGCTGACCGAGGCGCACATTTTTGCGGCCTACGAGATTCGCGTGTCGGTCACGGTTGACGAGCGAGCGGGCAGGCTGCGCATTGATCCGCTCAGGCGCCATGCCGCTCGCGTGCCGCGCTAG